A region of Elusimicrobiota bacterium DNA encodes the following proteins:
- a CDS encoding FAD-dependent oxidoreductase codes for MEGETPVVVAGAGLAGLSCAYHLRGPKIIFDRERRPGGTARSVSVGGFTFDFTGHLLHLHDPATRSLVRRLLRGNWVECERKAWIHSHGVETPYPFQANLHGLPARVVGECVEGVREARRDYGEKPLEGAGAISFREWCLRLFGAGISRHFMIPYNEKLWGVSADRMTPDWCGRFVPVPTLAEVESGARRVHRKRFGYNTTFLYPRRGGIQALAEAFARKIPELKLGVSLEAVEWRNRRVALSSGETVPYRRLVSTLPLPELLKRLEPFPEELRGAVKRLRWSTVMCVNVGVARPNISKASWIYFPEKKYPFYRAGFPMNFTPHVVPRGCSSMYVEVSYRPGTEPADDGGRERLFGDIRRGLIQAGLLRHSDTFPVVHFAPLRYAYVIYDEHRSAALGEIFTWLERNAGAVSIGRYGGWKYSFMEEAILDGRRAAEETDRGLGSREGGGA; via the coding sequence ATGGAGGGGGAAACGCCCGTCGTTGTGGCCGGGGCGGGGTTGGCCGGCCTTTCCTGCGCCTATCATCTCCGGGGGCCCAAGATTATTTTTGACCGGGAGCGGCGGCCCGGTGGCACCGCCCGTTCGGTTTCGGTGGGCGGTTTCACCTTCGACTTCACGGGGCACCTCCTCCATCTTCACGATCCCGCCACGCGTTCTTTGGTCCGACGACTCCTTCGCGGAAACTGGGTGGAGTGCGAACGGAAGGCCTGGATCCATTCCCACGGGGTGGAGACCCCCTACCCTTTCCAAGCCAACCTCCACGGTCTGCCCGCCCGCGTGGTGGGGGAGTGCGTGGAAGGCGTGCGCGAGGCCCGTCGGGATTATGGAGAAAAACCGCTGGAAGGCGCGGGGGCGATTTCTTTCCGCGAGTGGTGCCTCCGGCTCTTCGGAGCCGGCATTTCCCGCCATTTCATGATTCCCTACAACGAAAAACTCTGGGGCGTGTCCGCCGATCGAATGACGCCGGACTGGTGCGGCCGCTTCGTCCCCGTTCCAACCCTGGCCGAGGTCGAGTCCGGCGCGCGGCGGGTCCACCGGAAACGGTTCGGTTATAACACCACCTTCCTCTATCCTCGCCGCGGCGGCATCCAAGCCTTGGCCGAGGCGTTCGCGCGAAAAATCCCGGAACTGAAACTGGGCGTTTCCCTGGAGGCGGTGGAGTGGCGGAACCGCCGGGTCGCGCTTTCCAGCGGGGAGACCGTGCCCTATCGGCGCCTCGTCTCCACGCTTCCTCTCCCGGAACTCCTGAAACGGCTGGAACCCTTTCCGGAGGAACTGCGGGGCGCGGTGAAACGCCTCCGCTGGAGCACGGTGATGTGCGTGAACGTCGGGGTCGCCCGGCCGAACATTTCGAAAGCTTCGTGGATCTATTTTCCGGAAAAGAAATACCCCTTCTACCGCGCCGGTTTCCCTATGAATTTCACCCCCCACGTGGTTCCCCGCGGGTGTTCGTCCATGTACGTGGAGGTCTCCTATCGCCCCGGGACGGAGCCCGCGGATGACGGGGGACGCGAACGGTTGTTCGGCGACATCCGCCGGGGCCTTATCCAGGCCGGCCTCCTTCGGCACTCCGATACGTTTCCCGTGGTCCATTTTGCGCCTCTCCGCTACGCTTACGTGATCTATGACGAGCATCGTTCCGCGGCGTTGGGCGAGATTTTTACTTGGTTGGAACGGAACGCGGGCGCGGTGTCCATCGGCCGTTACGGCGGATGGAAATATTCGTTCATGGAAGAGGCCATTTTGGACGGCCGACGTGCGGCCGAGGAAACCGATCGGGGGCTTGGCTCTCGGGAGGGGGGCGGGGCATGA
- the fabG gene encoding 3-oxoacyl-[acyl-carrier-protein] reductase: MRLKDQTALITGGAQGIGRAIAETFAKEGANLALCDVNEQVCQATAEEIAKKYGVKTHAAKVNVTIFEECEKWVQAVVAALGRVDVLVNNAGITKDNLLMRMSDAEWDAVLAVNLKGPFNCTKAVVRPMFKAQKGRIINIASIVGLMGNAGQANYSASKGGLVAFTKTCAREFASRQVLVNAIAPGFIRTAMTDKLSDEQKKKLTDIIPLTRLGEAQDVANAALFLASEESSYISGQVLSVNGGMYM, from the coding sequence ATGAGACTCAAAGACCAAACAGCCCTCATTACCGGCGGCGCCCAAGGCATCGGCCGGGCCATCGCCGAGACCTTCGCCAAGGAGGGAGCCAACCTCGCCCTGTGCGATGTGAACGAGCAAGTGTGCCAGGCCACGGCGGAGGAAATCGCCAAGAAATACGGGGTCAAAACCCACGCCGCGAAAGTGAACGTGACGATTTTTGAAGAATGCGAAAAGTGGGTTCAAGCCGTCGTCGCGGCCCTGGGCCGGGTGGACGTTCTGGTCAACAACGCCGGGATCACCAAAGACAATCTCCTCATGCGCATGTCGGACGCCGAGTGGGACGCCGTTTTGGCCGTCAACCTGAAAGGGCCCTTCAACTGCACGAAGGCCGTCGTCCGCCCCATGTTCAAGGCCCAGAAGGGCCGGATCATCAACATTGCCTCCATCGTGGGGCTGATGGGGAACGCGGGGCAGGCCAACTACTCCGCTTCCAAGGGGGGGCTCGTGGCCTTTACCAAGACCTGTGCTCGGGAATTCGCGAGCCGGCAGGTGCTCGTGAACGCCATCGCTCCCGGTTTCATCCGCACCGCGATGACGGACAAACTCAGCGACGAACAAAAAAAGAAGCTCACCGACATCATTCCGTTGACGCGCCTCGGGGAAGCCCAGGACGTGGCCAACGCCGCGCTCTTTCTCGCCTCCGAGGAAAGCTCCTACATCTCCGGCCAGGTCCTTTCCGTTAACGGCGGGATGTACATGTGA
- the plsX gene encoding phosphate acyltransferase PlsX encodes MRIALDAMGGDRGLPINIEGALLAKKELEHEIILVGDRGMIEQELAHHGAVGQFLIQHAPTVIGMHEKPAEACRAKKDSTIMQCAELVSQGKAEALISAGNSGATMAASLWHLRRLPGVSRPAIAAIFPTLVGHAVILDVGANVDCKPKNLVQFAVMGSIYSRAVFGIPNPRVGLLTIGEEEGKGNELTLETHPLLRASGLNYLGHVEGRDIPAGVADVFVCDGFVGNVLLKFGEGLAAAVLKLIKNEVRKHPLAVFGKYLLKGAFKELIKKTDPAEHGGAPLLGVNGVALISHGGADAVSIKNAVRTAAAFVESGINRQISDQLHDQAPPAAAVRVPV; translated from the coding sequence ATCCGCATCGCCCTGGACGCCATGGGAGGCGACCGGGGGCTTCCCATCAACATCGAAGGCGCGCTCCTGGCGAAGAAAGAGCTGGAGCACGAGATCATTCTCGTGGGCGACCGGGGCATGATCGAGCAGGAACTCGCCCATCACGGCGCCGTGGGCCAGTTTTTGATCCAACACGCTCCGACGGTGATCGGCATGCACGAAAAGCCGGCGGAGGCCTGCCGTGCGAAAAAAGACTCCACCATCATGCAGTGCGCCGAGTTGGTGTCCCAGGGCAAGGCCGAGGCGCTGATTTCCGCGGGCAATTCCGGCGCGACCATGGCGGCCAGCCTGTGGCACCTCCGGCGATTGCCCGGGGTTTCCCGCCCGGCCATCGCCGCCATTTTTCCGACCCTGGTGGGGCACGCCGTGATCCTGGACGTGGGCGCCAATGTGGACTGCAAGCCCAAAAACCTCGTTCAATTCGCCGTCATGGGGTCGATTTATTCCCGCGCGGTGTTCGGCATTCCGAACCCCCGCGTCGGTCTCTTGACCATCGGGGAAGAAGAAGGAAAAGGCAACGAGTTAACCCTGGAAACCCACCCCTTGCTCCGGGCCAGCGGTTTGAACTATTTGGGGCATGTGGAAGGGCGCGACATCCCGGCGGGCGTGGCGGACGTCTTTGTCTGCGACGGGTTCGTGGGCAATGTCCTGTTGAAGTTCGGGGAGGGCTTGGCCGCCGCTGTTTTGAAACTCATCAAAAACGAGGTTCGTAAACATCCCTTGGCTGTTTTTGGAAAGTATCTATTGAAGGGAGCCTTCAAGGAACTGATCAAGAAGACGGATCCCGCGGAACACGGCGGGGCGCCGCTTTTGGGGGTGAACGGGGTGGCGTTGATTTCCCACGGAGGGGCCGACGCGGTGTCGATTAAGAACGCGGTGCGGACCGCCGCGGCCTTCGTCGAAAGCGGCATCAACCGCCAAATTTCGGACCAGCTTCACGACCAGGCTCCTCCAGCCGCTGCGGTTCGGGTGCCCGTTTAA
- a CDS encoding O-antigen ligase family protein: MTVRSPRSMTRYASLAHGVLLSLVLVLPLMRAAWDQWAQTSVHLVWSFLILLGSLLILLGRSGDFQRVDSAFQKWGPLWAVFLGAGLLSALRSGFPHSALPSVLNDAPLFAFWAVGIGSSSHRRGLYARALAGAGILAVLSALLGGVGAVVPWAGLLLNTNILAALTLLTGPLAVQWWLRSEEGGRARWLWAMGFGALLTGLLLSRSLVGYGTAFLQAALALGLFRGRGGKAFRRIFWPLAAAGLLVALAGLFFARADWPKLFHGDADRWTWWWTALRAFSSHPWLGVGPGAFAEAYPAFRAAPWGLNSLYAHNFVLEFLAERGLLGAGALFLLMGTFLVRARRTVSGGAGLFLGLTGFCVYNLFHIGFSFPALLWLFFLAAGLAGPEEDLPAVSLSGTRRRALALSAAALGILLAGSSAALFRSEQFLGFARAAVQEEQWGPAREWVDRGLRWNRWNPELFELRAALRLKSQDWEGASADLARAVALASASAGLRVESAELALEGGDADRALREYETATRLLPLKASSWERRGDLLAGRGQKEEARRSYAGALRALSDPRVLAGDPTRRAAAARRVEEKAKRLNDVPKN, translated from the coding sequence ATGACGGTTCGTTCGCCCCGCTCCATGACGCGATACGCTTCCCTGGCCCACGGGGTACTGCTTTCCCTGGTGCTGGTCTTGCCTTTGATGCGGGCGGCCTGGGACCAGTGGGCGCAAACCTCCGTCCACCTGGTTTGGTCGTTCCTGATCCTTTTGGGATCGCTCCTGATTCTCCTTGGGCGCTCCGGCGATTTCCAGCGGGTCGATTCGGCGTTTCAAAAATGGGGTCCGCTCTGGGCGGTCTTTCTGGGGGCGGGCCTCCTCTCCGCTCTCCGGAGCGGGTTCCCCCATAGCGCTCTTCCGTCCGTTTTGAACGATGCGCCGCTCTTCGCCTTCTGGGCGGTGGGAATTGGGTCCTCCTCCCATCGTCGGGGGCTTTACGCGAGGGCTCTGGCCGGAGCGGGAATCTTAGCCGTCCTCAGCGCGCTTTTGGGCGGCGTCGGCGCGGTGGTCCCCTGGGCGGGCCTGCTTTTGAATACCAATATTTTGGCCGCTCTGACTCTCCTCACGGGACCCCTGGCCGTCCAATGGTGGCTACGGTCCGAAGAGGGGGGGCGGGCGCGTTGGCTCTGGGCCATGGGTTTTGGCGCGCTCTTGACGGGTCTCCTGTTAAGCCGGTCCTTGGTGGGGTATGGAACGGCGTTCCTTCAGGCGGCGCTGGCCCTGGGTCTTTTCCGGGGGCGGGGGGGGAAAGCCTTTCGAAGAATTTTCTGGCCCCTCGCCGCGGCGGGCCTGCTGGTCGCGCTGGCGGGGCTTTTTTTCGCCCGGGCCGATTGGCCGAAACTTTTCCACGGCGATGCCGATCGATGGACCTGGTGGTGGACGGCGCTCCGGGCTTTTTCCTCCCATCCTTGGCTGGGGGTGGGGCCAGGGGCTTTCGCCGAGGCCTATCCCGCTTTTCGCGCCGCTCCCTGGGGTTTGAATAGCCTTTATGCCCACAACTTCGTCCTGGAATTTTTGGCCGAGCGGGGCCTCTTGGGGGCGGGCGCGCTTTTTCTATTGATGGGGACTTTCTTGGTTCGTGCCCGGCGTACGGTTTCGGGAGGGGCGGGACTTTTTCTTGGGCTGACCGGGTTTTGTGTTTATAATCTTTTTCACATCGGGTTCTCTTTCCCGGCTCTTCTCTGGCTGTTTTTTTTGGCGGCGGGACTCGCGGGGCCGGAAGAAGACCTTCCCGCGGTTTCTCTTTCGGGAACCCGGCGGCGGGCCCTGGCCCTTTCAGCGGCGGCCCTCGGGATCCTCTTGGCGGGCTCCTCCGCCGCGCTTTTTCGGTCGGAGCAGTTCTTGGGTTTCGCCCGGGCGGCCGTTCAAGAAGAGCAATGGGGACCCGCGCGGGAGTGGGTGGATCGGGGTTTGCGTTGGAACCGTTGGAACCCGGAACTGTTCGAACTCCGCGCGGCCCTTCGACTGAAATCCCAAGACTGGGAGGGCGCCTCCGCCGACCTGGCGCGAGCGGTGGCGTTGGCTTCGGCCAGCGCCGGTTTGCGCGTGGAATCGGCGGAATTGGCCCTGGAGGGCGGAGACGCGGATCGGGCTTTGCGGGAGTATGAGACGGCCACGCGGCTCCTGCCGCTGAAGGCTTCCTCTTGGGAACGGCGGGGGGATCTCCTGGCGGGGCGGGGCCAAAAGGAAGAAGCGCGTCGGTCTTACGCCGGCGCGCTCCGCGCCTTGAGCGATCCGCGCGTTCTGGCCGGCGATCCGACCCGACGGGCGGCGGCCGCCCGGCGGGTGGAAGAGAAGGCAAAACGCTTGAACGATGTTCCGAAAAATTAA
- the fabD gene encoding ACP S-malonyltransferase — MKTAFVFPGQGSQSVGMGKDLHDHFPAARAIFERAEAKLGRDYLDVFLNGPEEKLRQTRFTQVSLFIVSLAAYEVLKNGGPRPDVMAGHSLGEYSALCAAGAFDFETGLDLVKARGEFLGEAGEQASGTMAAIIGLERAVVEDLCRRASERGVCQAVNFNCPGQIVIAGSVEAVEEAVRLAQAAGSPKSLRLNVSGAFHSSLMHPAAERMAAVLAGARIVRPAVPIVANVDAGLTTDPDEIRKKLVQQIDHAVLWEDTLRFMIGAGVETFIEVGPGRVLSGLLRRTDKTRKFSNIEDKKSAEALLSAPSVSS, encoded by the coding sequence ATGAAAACCGCCTTCGTTTTCCCCGGGCAGGGGTCTCAATCGGTGGGAATGGGAAAGGACCTCCACGACCATTTCCCGGCGGCCCGAGCGATCTTTGAGCGCGCGGAGGCGAAACTGGGGCGGGACTATCTCGACGTTTTTTTGAACGGGCCCGAGGAAAAACTGCGGCAAACCCGTTTCACCCAGGTGTCTCTTTTCATCGTCTCTTTGGCGGCGTACGAGGTGCTGAAGAACGGCGGACCCCGCCCGGACGTCATGGCGGGGCACAGTCTGGGGGAATATTCGGCGCTCTGCGCGGCGGGCGCTTTCGATTTCGAAACCGGGCTGGACCTGGTGAAAGCCCGGGGCGAATTTTTGGGTGAAGCGGGGGAACAGGCCTCCGGGACCATGGCGGCGATCATCGGTTTGGAACGCGCCGTGGTGGAAGACCTTTGCCGACGAGCCTCGGAACGGGGCGTTTGCCAGGCGGTCAATTTCAATTGCCCGGGACAAATTGTGATTGCGGGATCGGTGGAGGCCGTGGAAGAAGCGGTTCGGCTCGCCCAGGCGGCGGGTTCCCCCAAATCGCTTCGCCTGAATGTATCCGGGGCCTTTCATTCTTCGCTCATGCATCCCGCGGCGGAACGGATGGCCGCGGTGCTGGCGGGGGCTCGGATCGTTCGTCCCGCCGTTCCCATCGTGGCCAACGTGGACGCCGGGCTGACCACGGATCCCGACGAGATCCGAAAAAAGCTGGTGCAACAGATCGACCACGCGGTCCTCTGGGAGGACACCCTCCGATTCATGATCGGCGCGGGGGTCGAAACGTTCATTGAGGTGGGCCCCGGCCGCGTCCTCTCGGGCCTTCTGCGGAGGACCGATAAGACGCGAAAATTTTCTAATATAGAGGACAAGAAATCGGCGGAGGCGCTCCTTTCCGCGCCTTCCGTTTCTTCTTGA
- a CDS encoding DUF177 domain-containing protein, which produces MKLRIRDIVRDGPIDLEEAIPSARLPLETPDRPELMGPVQARMRAEIQDGAAWAWVVARARVSIACARCLERYVLEVEPAFDVEAPTDQEYLDVDDDVRQQLLLSLPPQPLCRPECKGLCSGCGKNLNAGPCGCPPQDSHPGFQALKI; this is translated from the coding sequence ATGAAACTGCGCATCCGGGACATCGTGCGTGATGGGCCCATCGATTTGGAAGAGGCCATTCCCTCCGCCCGCCTGCCCCTGGAAACGCCGGACCGGCCCGAACTGATGGGGCCCGTCCAGGCCCGAATGCGGGCCGAGATACAGGACGGCGCCGCGTGGGCCTGGGTGGTGGCCCGCGCTCGGGTCTCCATCGCCTGCGCCCGATGCCTGGAACGGTACGTCTTGGAGGTGGAGCCCGCCTTCGATGTGGAAGCGCCCACCGACCAGGAGTATCTGGATGTGGACGATGATGTTCGGCAACAGCTTTTGCTGTCCCTCCCGCCCCAGCCTCTGTGTCGGCCGGAATGCAAGGGACTCTGTTCCGGGTGCGGTAAAAATTTAAACGCGGGACCCTGCGGGTGCCCGCCCCAGGATTCTCACCCGGGTTTTCAGGCGTTGAAAATTTGA
- a CDS encoding ketoacyl-ACP synthase III, translating into MFGLKFLSTGAGMPDRILTNADLCKIVDTSDEWITERTGIKERRIAAADEATSDLAARAARQALERAKLRPDQLDAIIVATCTPDHLVPSTACLVQKALGAPPCIAFDVSAACSGFIYGLAVVQGLIATGVVKTALLIGADTLSRITDWTDRGTCVLFGDGAGAVIVQAQEGPSDLLSLHLSADGAVGDILSVPGGGSRHPLGAPGAAKAFPPYLRMEGKEVFKHAVTRMVEAAFAALKKAGLTPADLTLMIPHQANLRIIDAVAKRVNIPNDRIFRNVNKYGNMSAATTIVALDEAISAGQVKRGDLVELIAFGAGLTWGAAVLRWG; encoded by the coding sequence ATGTTCGGCCTTAAATTTCTTTCCACGGGAGCGGGAATGCCCGACCGCATCCTGACCAACGCGGATCTCTGCAAGATCGTGGACACCTCCGACGAGTGGATCACGGAACGCACCGGGATCAAAGAACGCCGGATCGCCGCGGCCGACGAAGCGACCTCGGATCTGGCGGCGCGGGCCGCCCGCCAAGCGTTGGAACGGGCCAAGCTCCGGCCCGACCAGTTGGACGCGATCATTGTCGCCACCTGCACGCCGGACCATCTGGTGCCGTCCACGGCCTGTCTGGTGCAAAAAGCCCTGGGCGCTCCGCCCTGCATCGCTTTCGATGTGTCGGCGGCCTGTTCGGGCTTCATTTACGGCTTGGCGGTGGTGCAGGGGCTGATCGCCACCGGCGTCGTAAAAACCGCGCTCCTGATCGGGGCCGACACCCTCTCCCGAATCACGGATTGGACGGACCGGGGAACCTGCGTGTTGTTCGGCGACGGGGCGGGGGCCGTGATTGTCCAGGCCCAAGAGGGTCCCTCGGACCTTCTCTCGCTTCATCTCTCGGCCGACGGGGCGGTCGGAGATATTTTGTCCGTTCCCGGCGGCGGCTCCCGCCATCCCTTGGGGGCCCCCGGCGCGGCCAAGGCGTTTCCTCCCTACCTTCGGATGGAAGGCAAAGAAGTGTTCAAACACGCGGTGACTCGCATGGTGGAAGCCGCCTTCGCGGCTTTAAAAAAAGCCGGTCTCACTCCCGCGGATTTGACGCTCATGATCCCCCATCAGGCCAATCTCCGAATCATCGACGCGGTGGCTAAGCGCGTGAACATCCCGAACGACCGGATTTTTCGGAACGTCAACAAATACGGCAACATGTCCGCCGCGACAACGATCGTCGCCTTGGACGAAGCCATTTCCGCCGGGCAGGTGAAACGGGGGGACCTGGTGGAATTGATCGCTTTCGGCGCGGGATTGACCTGGGGCGCGGCGGTACTGCGATGGGGATGA
- a CDS encoding glycosyltransferase yields MVLAGWRRDIAPILARTDLFCMTSLWEGLPRSLVEAMASGIPCVVNAVDGCKDVIQDGRNGFLINPGHPQATADRLLRLLEDEAMARRMGARARASIGSEFDINVMVREQEKLYARLSPAAGWPPQTSGGG; encoded by the coding sequence GTGGTCCTGGCCGGTTGGCGAAGGGACATCGCCCCCATCCTGGCCCGCACGGATCTTTTTTGCATGACCTCCCTGTGGGAGGGGTTGCCGCGCTCTCTGGTGGAGGCCATGGCCTCCGGAATTCCCTGTGTCGTCAACGCGGTGGACGGTTGCAAGGACGTGATCCAGGACGGGAGGAACGGTTTTCTGATCAACCCGGGCCACCCCCAGGCCACCGCCGACCGCCTGCTCCGTTTGCTGGAGGACGAGGCCATGGCCCGCCGCATGGGCGCCCGCGCGCGGGCGTCCATCGGCTCGGAATTCGATATCAACGTCATGGTTCGGGAACAGGAAAAACTCTACGCCCGGTTGTCTCCCGCGGCCGGCTGGCCGCCCCAAACGTCCGGCGGCGGTTGA
- the fabF gene encoding beta-ketoacyl-ACP synthase II: MSMNKKRIVVTGLGVVSPIGIGKAAFLESIKNGRSGVGRVSYFDVSTYPCQIDAEVKGFDAERFMDKKKIKRMDPFAQFALAAARLAVEDAAIDFTKENVERCGVIVGSGIGGLQTIETEHSVILAKGMRRVSPFLIPMLISNIASGEIAIEFGLTGPNYSVSSACATANHALGAALRHLRYGDADVLLAGGAEAAITALGYAGFCQARALTTDFNDRPEKACRPFDKNRSGFIMGEGAGVLVLETLEHAQARGAHIYGELAGFGATDDAYHITAPSPEGKAASRAMQLAMEDAGVRPEEVDYINAHGTSTELNDKTETLALKKVFGAHAKKLAVSSTKSMTGHLLGAAGAVELIATLLCMENGFIHPTVNYETPDPECDLDYVPNVARTAQIQCALSNSLGFGGHNAVVVAKRFDA, encoded by the coding sequence ATGTCCATGAATAAAAAGCGCATCGTCGTGACCGGTCTCGGGGTCGTGAGCCCCATTGGAATCGGTAAAGCGGCGTTTCTGGAGTCCATCAAAAACGGTCGTTCGGGTGTGGGACGGGTCAGCTATTTCGACGTGTCCACCTATCCCTGCCAGATCGACGCCGAGGTGAAGGGGTTCGACGCCGAGCGTTTCATGGACAAAAAAAAGATCAAACGCATGGATCCCTTCGCCCAGTTCGCCTTGGCCGCGGCCCGGCTGGCGGTGGAGGATGCCGCGATTGATTTCACGAAAGAGAACGTTGAACGGTGCGGGGTCATCGTGGGGTCCGGCATCGGGGGCCTCCAGACCATCGAAACCGAACACAGCGTCATCCTCGCCAAGGGGATGCGGCGGGTATCCCCTTTCCTGATCCCGATGCTGATCTCCAACATTGCCTCCGGCGAGATCGCCATCGAGTTCGGGCTGACGGGTCCCAACTATTCGGTGAGTTCGGCCTGCGCCACGGCCAACCATGCCTTGGGCGCCGCGCTCCGGCATCTTCGTTACGGCGACGCGGACGTTCTCCTGGCGGGGGGAGCCGAGGCGGCCATCACGGCCCTCGGTTATGCGGGGTTCTGCCAGGCCCGGGCCCTCACGACGGATTTTAACGACCGGCCCGAAAAGGCCTGCCGGCCTTTCGACAAGAACCGGTCGGGATTCATTATGGGGGAGGGAGCGGGGGTTTTGGTTCTGGAAACCCTGGAACACGCCCAAGCCCGGGGCGCCCATATCTACGGCGAGTTGGCCGGGTTCGGCGCCACCGACGACGCCTATCACATCACCGCCCCGTCGCCGGAAGGGAAGGCGGCCAGTCGGGCCATGCAGTTGGCCATGGAGGACGCGGGGGTTCGTCCCGAAGAGGTGGACTATATCAACGCCCACGGGACCTCCACGGAATTGAACGACAAAACCGAGACCCTGGCCTTGAAAAAAGTGTTCGGGGCCCACGCCAAAAAGCTCGCCGTTTCATCGACGAAGTCCATGACCGGCCACCTTCTCGGCGCCGCCGGCGCGGTGGAGCTAATCGCCACGCTTTTGTGCATGGAAAATGGGTTCATCCATCCCACGGTTAATTATGAGACGCCGGACCCCGAATGCGATTTGGACTACGTGCCGAACGTGGCCCGTACCGCCCAGATTCAATGCGCGCTTTCCAACTCCCTGGGGTTCGGGGGGCACAATGCCGTGGTGGTGGCCAAGCGGTTCGACGCCTAA
- a CDS encoding glycosyltransferase encodes MFRKIKVVHIVTQLELGGAQQNTLATVTGLDRTRYAPVLFCGQGAVLDPAARNGNFPVRFIRGLVRPVSPWRDLVALVDLYRGLRKEKPDIVHTHSSKAGVLGRIAAVLAEVPVIVHTFHGFGFTPGQNAIVRGTFVLLERILAPWTTVLIAVSSANREEALSRGIGRPSQYRLIRSGVPLDDYRTLVHRGDTPVDLPFLPSEKVVTTIGPFKPQKNLFDFIRAAQIVAARRDDVRFLIVGDGRGRAEIEREIRSRNLGPGWSWPVGEGTSPPSWPARIFFA; translated from the coding sequence ATGTTCCGAAAAATTAAAGTCGTCCACATCGTCACCCAGCTTGAATTGGGGGGCGCCCAACAGAACACTCTGGCCACCGTCACGGGGTTGGACCGGACGCGGTACGCCCCCGTGCTTTTCTGCGGGCAGGGCGCCGTCCTGGACCCGGCCGCCCGGAACGGCAATTTCCCGGTGCGCTTCATTCGGGGCCTCGTCCGCCCCGTTTCGCCCTGGCGGGACCTGGTGGCGTTGGTGGATCTTTATCGGGGTTTGCGGAAGGAAAAACCCGACATCGTCCATACGCATTCCTCCAAAGCCGGGGTTCTCGGCCGGATCGCGGCCGTGCTGGCGGAAGTCCCGGTCATCGTCCACACTTTTCATGGGTTTGGTTTCACTCCGGGGCAGAACGCCATCGTTCGGGGGACGTTCGTCCTCCTGGAGCGGATCTTGGCGCCGTGGACCACCGTTTTAATCGCCGTTTCCAGCGCGAACCGGGAGGAGGCCCTCTCCCGCGGCATCGGCCGTCCCAGCCAGTACCGGTTGATCCGGAGCGGGGTGCCGCTGGACGATTACCGGACCCTCGTCCACCGGGGAGACACTCCCGTGGATTTGCCCTTCCTTCCCAGCGAAAAAGTGGTGACGACGATCGGGCCGTTCAAACCCCAGAAAAACCTCTTCGATTTCATTCGCGCCGCCCAGATCGTGGCGGCGCGCCGGGACGACGTCCGTTTCCTGATCGTGGGGGACGGGCGCGGTCGGGCGGAGATCGAGCGGGAGATCCGCTCGCGAAACCTGGGGCCCGGGTGGTCCTGGCCGGTTGGCGAAGGGACATCGCCCCCATCCTGGCCCGCACGGATCTTTTTTGCATGA
- the acpP gene encoding acyl carrier protein: MDTKVRDIIVEQLGVDAAQVKPEASFVNDLGADSLDTVELVMALEEAFDMEIPDEEAEKIQTVTQAVNYIKGHKK, from the coding sequence ATCGACACAAAAGTAAGGGACATCATCGTGGAGCAGTTGGGCGTCGACGCGGCGCAGGTGAAGCCGGAGGCGTCCTTTGTGAACGACCTCGGGGCCGATTCCCTCGACACCGTGGAGTTGGTGATGGCGCTGGAAGAAGCCTTCGACATGGAGATTCCCGACGAAGAGGCGGAGAAGATCCAAACCGTCACCCAAGCCGTCAACTACATTAAAGGCCACAAAAAATAG